One stretch of Dissulfurimicrobium hydrothermale DNA includes these proteins:
- a CDS encoding UvrD-helicase domain-containing protein has translation MNPLPSDSELKFPHILRVSASAGAGKTHLLAMRFIQLLLSAKIPHNILENIMAITFTREATAEMKRRILLFLKKMALGDAETMDEVLKLTDLTEDEARHRAHALVDEIINAYDKWQIKTIDSFLYKLVKAAPQELGLTEQDELTEFPKPFYEAAMDVLLVSAKENEKAAAFLKKAVLHYLSFQDHKSWWPRDAILKEIMDLYEIECIYGADLDEGRRPENIHALTNLLSDEAAEIMRLADAQGITLNKKAFDALNKIACGDVAGGLSSKYLAKDDPGDICNRCDRRRLTKEFMKAWHKIRDTVRRYAVSRATEESFPYIILLKYWKKELALSKKRSHVLFFSDIARLVKKMHDKFIVSELEFRIGERLFHYLIDEFQDTSLIQWQGLAPLIENSLSQGGSLFCVGDVKQILYRWRGSDRDVFEKKPDSLKGIVESGVLNIALPHNWRSGKVILDFTASLFDPDCLKRWTEDQKLGFNSDFSCFSSAAQKPPPGRNGKKNGGYVRIEFLEEAEDTKTAIEDAAMRLLVLLDDILRRNRPQDIYVLVRDNNQAAIFTHAISRAGIAVLSNRQMDIRQDGIVREILQFLNFLDNPADDHALSAVVTGKIIEDRWKTSVGIDPWRFLESIGPDRDQPLYSKIKKKAPRFWQAVLKILIDISGYLTPYELTTYIVKDLELKTRFTRHWPAILHLLEIFHQKSLDTGLSGLLSWIRHGPDEPFILKGAASVDAVKVMTIHKAKGLQSKVVILPFIGLSVNSSKIRIVEQSDEGLKVLKLPAKLVGLSPGLKRLYENERKMTWLDELNTLYVAVTRAENELYMLVPPKLGGGKNRLKDLLEMVWQPSDGILSLGRPEIHEVFADTRDDNRGTAETGQAMEYWLQKHPGWQHLLKKRDVQAMTDAARRYAARIGDSVHRLLSLLNGPIKTGCEPTAVESYLRIMLKNQDIFAGFPTDEIHMWIAKTARTICLPAARRLFWPGDGAEISVEMEVADENGEISRVDRVIKSDAGILIGEFKTSSGSKRTDLEQIKRYIRLFGDIYPDNNITGLLIYIDLEEVDEVAAATTRRH, from the coding sequence ATGAATCCGCTCCCGTCCGACAGTGAATTGAAGTTTCCGCATATATTACGCGTAAGCGCCTCGGCAGGTGCGGGCAAGACCCATCTCCTTGCCATGAGGTTCATCCAATTGCTGCTTTCAGCCAAGATCCCCCATAACATACTCGAAAACATCATGGCCATCACCTTCACCAGGGAGGCCACTGCCGAAATGAAAAGGCGGATCCTGCTCTTTCTAAAAAAGATGGCCCTTGGAGATGCCGAGACAATGGACGAGGTCTTGAAACTGACGGATCTAACCGAAGACGAGGCAAGACATAGGGCACACGCGCTGGTGGATGAAATCATCAATGCCTATGATAAATGGCAGATAAAGACTATCGACAGCTTCCTCTATAAACTGGTCAAAGCTGCACCTCAAGAATTAGGCCTTACGGAACAGGATGAACTGACTGAATTTCCCAAACCATTTTATGAAGCCGCCATGGACGTGCTACTTGTCTCTGCCAAAGAGAATGAAAAGGCAGCCGCCTTCCTAAAAAAAGCAGTGCTGCACTATCTTTCCTTTCAAGACCATAAAAGCTGGTGGCCAAGAGACGCCATCCTCAAAGAGATCATGGACCTCTATGAAATAGAATGCATATATGGGGCCGATCTTGATGAAGGCCGCCGTCCAGAAAATATCCATGCCCTGACAAACCTCTTGAGCGATGAGGCGGCAGAGATCATGAGACTTGCCGACGCCCAAGGGATAACGCTGAACAAGAAGGCGTTCGACGCCTTAAATAAGATCGCGTGCGGAGACGTAGCGGGCGGTCTGTCGAGCAAATATCTAGCAAAAGATGATCCGGGGGACATATGCAACCGCTGCGACCGCCGTCGGTTAACCAAAGAATTTATGAAGGCATGGCATAAGATAAGGGATACAGTCAGGCGATATGCTGTCTCGAGGGCCACAGAAGAGTCATTTCCATATATAATCCTTTTGAAATATTGGAAGAAAGAACTGGCCCTATCCAAGAAGCGATCACATGTCCTCTTTTTTAGCGATATCGCCAGATTGGTCAAGAAGATGCACGATAAATTCATCGTCTCTGAGCTGGAGTTTAGGATTGGAGAAAGGCTCTTTCACTACCTGATCGATGAATTCCAAGACACAAGCCTCATCCAGTGGCAAGGGCTGGCACCACTGATAGAAAACTCCCTCTCTCAAGGTGGATCGTTATTCTGTGTAGGCGACGTGAAGCAGATACTCTACCGCTGGAGGGGAAGCGACAGGGACGTCTTTGAAAAAAAACCTGACAGCCTCAAAGGTATCGTTGAATCCGGCGTACTCAATATCGCACTACCCCACAACTGGAGAAGCGGAAAGGTCATCTTGGATTTTACGGCAAGTCTCTTTGACCCTGATTGTCTGAAAAGATGGACTGAAGACCAAAAACTTGGCTTTAATTCAGACTTTTCCTGCTTTTCAAGTGCCGCCCAAAAACCGCCACCAGGACGGAATGGCAAAAAAAATGGTGGTTATGTAAGGATAGAATTTTTAGAGGAGGCGGAAGACACCAAAACAGCCATTGAGGATGCGGCAATGCGGCTCTTGGTCCTGCTAGATGACATATTGAGACGCAACAGGCCTCAGGATATCTATGTACTGGTGAGAGACAACAACCAGGCCGCAATATTTACCCATGCTATCTCTCGGGCTGGCATAGCGGTCCTATCGAATCGCCAGATGGATATAAGACAAGACGGTATAGTACGTGAAATCCTTCAATTTTTAAACTTTCTCGACAATCCTGCCGACGACCATGCCCTTTCGGCGGTTGTCACAGGCAAGATCATCGAAGACAGGTGGAAGACATCGGTCGGAATAGACCCATGGAGATTTTTGGAATCGATAGGACCGGACAGAGATCAACCACTTTACAGCAAGATAAAAAAGAAGGCCCCGAGATTCTGGCAGGCTGTACTGAAAATACTGATAGATATTTCGGGATATCTAACGCCATATGAACTTACCACCTATATCGTCAAGGATCTTGAATTAAAGACCAGGTTTACCAGGCACTGGCCTGCCATTTTGCACCTACTTGAGATATTTCATCAAAAATCTCTGGACACCGGACTTTCCGGCCTCCTGTCCTGGATAAGGCATGGACCGGATGAGCCATTTATTTTAAAAGGGGCCGCCTCGGTTGATGCGGTCAAGGTCATGACGATCCACAAGGCAAAAGGGCTCCAATCGAAGGTGGTGATCCTGCCCTTTATCGGGCTCTCAGTAAACAGCAGTAAGATAAGGATTGTAGAACAGTCCGATGAAGGGCTTAAGGTATTAAAGCTGCCGGCCAAACTTGTCGGGCTCTCGCCAGGGCTGAAAAGGCTGTATGAAAACGAAAGAAAAATGACATGGCTCGATGAACTGAACACCCTCTATGTAGCTGTCACAAGGGCTGAAAATGAACTTTATATGCTGGTGCCGCCCAAACTGGGGGGTGGCAAAAATAGACTCAAGGACCTTTTGGAGATGGTCTGGCAACCGAGTGACGGCATCCTCTCACTAGGACGCCCCGAAATCCATGAAGTCTTTGCGGACACTAGAGATGATAATAGGGGGACAGCTGAGACAGGGCAAGCCATGGAATATTGGCTACAAAAACACCCTGGTTGGCAGCATTTGTTGAAAAAAAGAGATGTCCAGGCCATGACGGATGCGGCAAGGAGATATGCCGCCAGGATCGGAGATTCAGTTCACAGGCTGTTGTCCCTATTGAACGGACCGATCAAAACAGGATGCGAACCTACCGCGGTTGAGTCATATCTAAGGATCATGCTAAAAAACCAAGATATCTTTGCGGGATTCCCGACAGATGAAATACATATGTGGATAGCCAAAACAGCAAGGACCATCTGCCTTCCGGCTGCAAGGCGACTTTTTTGGCCGGGAGATGGCGCGGAGATCTCGGTTGAGATGGAGGTCGCCGATGAAAACGGAGAAATATCCAGGGTTGACAGGGTGATCAAGAGCGATGCAGGCATCCTGATCGGTGAATTCAAAACCTCAAGCGGCTCTAAACGGACCGATCTCGAACAGATAAAGAGATATATTAGACTCTTCGGCGATATCTATCCAGACAATAACATAACAGGACTCTTGATCTACATCGACCTGGAAGAAGTCGATGAAGTCGCCGCTGCAACGACTAGGCGTCATTGA
- a CDS encoding peptidylprolyl isomerase: MKRLQDAPFPLIAFFVTVLVLFFWTQDALCVVIDRVAAVVNGDVITLSELERYAEPILKKYMTSDIAQDEREGKKEEILKQVLAQLIDERLVEAEVKRLGIKVSDKEVDLAIDRICKENNMTLNDLKNKLSSDGIKWEDYSNDIKKRIENSQLVASQVHSKIVVTDEEVLSYIKRNGQGSSFENKGSGGDVFYVLEQVLISPRDPGDPRSKDEARKRAEEALDALKKGRNFEDVAQEYSYPPLDKAGVYLGTFAKRDMSKEIQDAVCKLKAGQFTGIINSPQGFQIVGVKEITKNPAGQIDKEKMETIREELYRKKLNARFEEWLNDLRSKATIRILL, from the coding sequence ATGAAAAGACTGCAAGACGCACCATTTCCCTTGATCGCATTTTTTGTCACTGTCCTTGTCCTGTTTTTCTGGACCCAAGATGCCCTTTGTGTGGTTATAGACAGGGTGGCGGCGGTAGTCAATGGGGACGTGATCACCCTCTCTGAGTTGGAGAGATATGCAGAGCCGATACTTAAAAAGTATATGACAAGTGACATTGCACAGGATGAAAGAGAGGGCAAAAAGGAAGAGATACTCAAACAGGTCCTTGCACAGTTAATAGATGAGCGTCTTGTCGAGGCCGAAGTCAAGAGACTTGGCATCAAGGTCAGCGACAAAGAGGTGGATCTTGCAATCGACAGGATATGCAAAGAAAATAATATGACTTTGAATGATCTGAAGAACAAACTCTCTTCCGACGGCATTAAATGGGAGGACTATAGTAACGATATAAAAAAACGCATTGAAAACTCACAGCTTGTAGCTTCTCAAGTCCATTCGAAGATCGTCGTGACCGATGAAGAGGTGCTTTCATATATTAAACGCAACGGACAAGGGTCTTCCTTTGAAAACAAAGGATCCGGTGGAGACGTATTTTATGTATTGGAACAGGTGCTGATATCACCCAGAGATCCAGGTGATCCAAGATCAAAGGATGAGGCGCGAAAAAGGGCGGAAGAGGCCCTGGATGCATTAAAGAAGGGCCGAAACTTTGAAGATGTTGCGCAGGAATATTCATATCCGCCTCTTGATAAGGCAGGTGTCTATCTCGGCACATTTGCAAAGAGAGATATGTCCAAAGAGATACAGGATGCGGTCTGCAAACTGAAGGCCGGTCAGTTTACGGGCATAATAAACAGCCCACAGGGTTTCCAGATTGTGGGGGTCAAGGAGATCACCAAAAATCCTGCAGGACAGATCGATAAAGAGAAGATGGAGACTATCCGTGAGGAACTTTATCGTAAAAAATTGAATGCGAGATTTGAAGAATGGCTGAATGATTTAAGATCAAAGGCCACTATAAGGATACTCCTTTAA
- the recO gene encoding DNA repair protein RecO: protein MHGILKTDAVILSVSDLGESDRLVTFYTPGNGKFKAVAKGAKRSRRRFLNVLEPFTLIRLGVVPPRTDGLGHVDAAEVCESFPAIRADMQLFCMASLCCEMVDRWTRELDPHREVFHLLVWCLKALDSTSSHKKIALFFKVKLLGLVGYAPDWTKCSMCKDVPVGKIVQVTLKDGGFICEGCANRGSEARVVSLGTLKTLHHIQQRPLTALGRLIISDSALTEAWALIKALHSYRLHMTPLAYHVIEGCERRSWHLGGR, encoded by the coding sequence ATGCACGGGATCTTGAAGACAGATGCGGTTATCCTTTCTGTAAGCGATCTTGGAGAGTCCGATAGGCTTGTTACCTTTTATACGCCTGGAAACGGTAAGTTCAAAGCTGTAGCTAAAGGTGCAAAGAGGAGCCGCCGTCGTTTTTTAAACGTCCTTGAACCATTTACGTTGATAAGGCTTGGTGTTGTGCCGCCCCGCACAGACGGTTTGGGCCATGTAGATGCCGCAGAGGTATGTGAAAGCTTTCCAGCTATCAGGGCGGATATGCAGCTCTTTTGCATGGCCAGTCTTTGTTGCGAGATGGTGGATAGGTGGACAAGGGAGCTCGATCCGCACAGAGAGGTCTTTCATCTCCTTGTTTGGTGTCTGAAGGCGTTGGATTCGACATCGTCTCACAAAAAGATCGCGCTATTTTTTAAAGTGAAACTCTTGGGTCTTGTAGGCTATGCCCCTGACTGGACAAAATGTTCTATGTGCAAGGACGTTCCGGTAGGTAAAATCGTCCAAGTAACGCTTAAAGATGGCGGTTTTATATGTGAAGGCTGTGCCAACAGGGGGAGCGAGGCAAGGGTAGTCTCGCTCGGTACGCTCAAGACCCTCCATCACATTCAACAAAGGCCTTTAACTGCACTTGGGAGGCTTATAATCTCCGATTCGGCGTTGACAGAGGCATGGGCCTTGATCAAGGCGCTCCATTCATACCGTCTGCATATGACCCCGCTTGCATATCATGTTATAGAGGGGTGTGAAAGGCGTTCATGGCATTTAGGCGGCCGGTAG
- a CDS encoding YihY/virulence factor BrkB family protein, with the protein MRYTAMSMQLSKDIWLTLKLASKKFIDDRCIMAAQALTYTTIFTLIPALSLSFSLFHFFFGDLTYLEPLLFRYLSEILAPGRQKIVFETIENLIQKTQEAPLGMFSFLFFFLIAVMLVIELEDILNHIWKVKSRKPFWRKGIVYLTALTFVPMLIAMPVIARAFLASHELALLVLKYLHIFKLLRLAPLFSIWIFLWCIYFFIPDTKVESQAAVAGALSGGILWLAAAKLYSIYTRKVFIYSILYGSIGAIPVFLLWLLISWMAILFGAEVSYSFSFRRSRTLPAA; encoded by the coding sequence ATGCGATATACTGCCATGTCGATGCAGCTATCCAAGGATATCTGGCTGACATTGAAGTTGGCATCAAAAAAATTCATCGACGACCGCTGTATAATGGCTGCACAGGCACTTACCTATACAACCATCTTCACGTTGATCCCGGCCCTTTCCCTTTCCTTCTCGCTATTTCATTTTTTCTTCGGCGATCTGACATATCTTGAACCACTACTCTTCAGATATCTTTCAGAAATACTTGCACCAGGCCGCCAAAAAATCGTATTCGAGACCATAGAAAATCTTATCCAAAAGACACAAGAGGCCCCCTTGGGTATGTTCAGCTTCTTGTTCTTCTTTCTTATAGCGGTCATGCTTGTAATAGAACTTGAAGATATATTGAACCACATATGGAAGGTCAAGAGCCGCAAACCCTTTTGGCGAAAAGGGATAGTATATCTAACAGCCCTTACATTTGTCCCGATGCTGATCGCCATGCCCGTCATAGCAAGGGCGTTTCTCGCATCACACGAGCTGGCGCTGTTAGTCTTAAAATACCTTCATATATTCAAATTACTAAGGCTTGCGCCGTTATTTTCTATCTGGATATTTCTTTGGTGCATCTATTTTTTTATACCTGACACGAAAGTCGAATCCCAAGCGGCTGTTGCCGGGGCCTTGAGCGGCGGCATCCTTTGGCTCGCTGCGGCGAAATTATACAGCATCTACACCAGAAAGGTCTTCATATATTCCATTCTTTATGGATCTATAGGCGCTATACCTGTCTTTCTACTATGGCTCCTCATAAGCTGGATGGCGATACTCTTTGGCGCAGAGGTCTCGTACTCGTTTTCATTCAGGCGCAGCCGCACTCTACCGGCCGCCTAA
- a CDS encoding glycosyltransferase: MSKKMLLIPHLKELSAKIARTVLTCGKKLGRTGTLILLFILGGNLLLWAGLNRPVQDEPWNGIVAGVSYSPYQKWEDPFKDKFPTVVKEMDRDLALLKGKVSSIRTYSSINGMEEVPRLAKKYGLTVTAGAWLDKRPANNEREIANLIRSAKKYDNIERVIVGNESVLRGDLTVPELIRYIERVRKEVKVPVSTAEPWHVWLAHKELAQHVDYIAIHVLPYWERVPAERAVDWVMSRYEQVKNAFPGKHILLAEVGWPSAGSRRGPAKPSVINEAKFVREFLNVASRQQLDYFIMEAFDQPWKLPLEGSVGAHWGIFNVERQAKFPMQGDILENPLWPMEAGLAFALAIFPILWFFIHFKEIRPLGQAVFAFLIQAAASLMAWTAFVPIVDDLPLFSEIMWGVLLPAQFGLLMVVLINGFEMTEMIWKPNLRRRFLSYNGSNDRYWPMVSLHVAVCNEPPDMVIQMLNSLARLDYPIYEVLVIDNNTYDARLWEPVKKHCKHLGRRFKFFHLGRWPGYKAGALNFALTRTDPKAEIIGVVDSDYIVQPNWLRSLVPHFDRPSVGFVQAPQDQRGWEGNLFKEMCNWEYNGFFHIGMVHRNERNAIIQHGTMTLIRKKVIDKIGKWSEWCICEDAEFGMRLLHAGYESVYVNECFGRGLTPDTFAGYKGQRFRWVYGAMQIIKHHWRWLVPDLKKGRGLTMAQKYHFAMGWLPWFADALHMIFTFAGLCWTAGLVVWPQYFEFPLAAFIVPTLGIFAFKITHSLALYKTRVPCTLPQRIGAAIAGMSLTHTIAKAVFRGLITSKQPFLRTPKDESRPPLIQGILMAREEGLMFLLLMLAACNIFVFYGGSDLEVLTWIAVLLIQSIPYLAAIIVSVASTVPTLADFKTWLNVKRPQMQRI, from the coding sequence ATGTCAAAAAAGATGCTATTGATCCCTCATCTAAAGGAGTTATCCGCCAAGATAGCAAGGACTGTCTTGACCTGCGGCAAAAAATTAGGAAGGACGGGCACATTGATCCTACTGTTCATCCTCGGGGGGAATCTCCTCTTATGGGCCGGACTTAATCGACCGGTACAGGATGAACCATGGAACGGCATCGTAGCCGGTGTCTCTTATTCACCTTATCAAAAATGGGAAGACCCGTTCAAGGACAAATTTCCAACGGTAGTAAAAGAGATGGACAGGGACTTGGCCCTCCTTAAGGGTAAGGTCTCGAGCATCCGTACATACTCATCAATAAACGGCATGGAGGAGGTCCCGCGCCTTGCCAAAAAATACGGCCTTACTGTCACGGCAGGGGCATGGCTTGACAAACGTCCTGCCAACAATGAACGCGAGATAGCGAACCTAATAAGAAGCGCAAAGAAATACGACAATATAGAACGGGTCATTGTGGGCAATGAATCAGTGCTGCGCGGAGACCTTACTGTACCGGAACTCATCCGATATATCGAAAGGGTGAGAAAAGAGGTTAAGGTCCCTGTAAGCACTGCTGAACCGTGGCATGTGTGGCTTGCCCACAAAGAGCTTGCCCAACATGTGGATTATATAGCCATACACGTCCTTCCTTACTGGGAACGTGTGCCTGCGGAACGGGCGGTCGACTGGGTCATGAGCAGATATGAACAGGTAAAAAATGCCTTTCCAGGAAAACACATACTGCTCGCCGAGGTGGGCTGGCCAAGCGCCGGCTCCAGGCGCGGGCCTGCAAAACCAAGCGTCATCAACGAGGCGAAATTCGTCCGCGAGTTTCTAAACGTGGCAAGCCGACAACAACTTGACTACTTTATAATGGAGGCGTTTGATCAGCCCTGGAAACTCCCACTTGAAGGCTCTGTCGGTGCACACTGGGGCATCTTTAATGTAGAGCGCCAGGCTAAGTTCCCGATGCAGGGCGACATCCTTGAGAATCCACTCTGGCCCATGGAAGCAGGACTCGCATTCGCCTTGGCCATCTTTCCCATCCTTTGGTTTTTCATACATTTTAAAGAGATACGACCCCTGGGCCAGGCAGTCTTCGCCTTTTTGATACAGGCTGCTGCCTCTTTAATGGCGTGGACGGCCTTTGTGCCAATAGTGGACGATCTCCCCTTGTTCAGCGAAATCATGTGGGGCGTACTCCTTCCAGCCCAGTTCGGTCTCCTTATGGTAGTGCTGATAAACGGCTTCGAGATGACAGAGATGATATGGAAACCGAATTTGAGGCGCCGTTTTCTGTCTTACAATGGATCTAATGACAGATATTGGCCTATGGTCTCACTGCATGTCGCCGTCTGCAACGAGCCTCCAGACATGGTCATACAGATGCTCAACTCCCTGGCGAGGCTCGATTATCCAATCTATGAGGTGCTTGTAATAGACAACAATACTTATGATGCAAGGCTGTGGGAGCCTGTCAAGAAACACTGCAAACATCTGGGACGCAGATTTAAATTCTTCCACCTTGGCAGATGGCCTGGATACAAGGCCGGGGCGTTAAATTTTGCCTTGACTCGGACAGATCCAAAGGCTGAAATCATAGGCGTGGTAGACAGCGATTATATAGTACAGCCAAACTGGTTGAGGTCGCTTGTTCCGCATTTTGACAGGCCGTCCGTCGGCTTTGTCCAGGCCCCGCAGGACCAAAGGGGATGGGAGGGGAACCTATTTAAAGAAATGTGCAATTGGGAATACAATGGCTTTTTCCATATTGGCATGGTGCACAGGAATGAACGGAACGCCATTATCCAACACGGCACCATGACGCTCATAAGGAAAAAGGTGATCGATAAAATCGGCAAGTGGTCTGAATGGTGTATATGCGAAGATGCCGAGTTCGGCATGAGACTGCTCCATGCTGGCTATGAATCTGTATATGTAAATGAATGTTTCGGCCGCGGACTCACGCCTGACACGTTTGCCGGTTATAAGGGTCAGCGCTTCCGCTGGGTATATGGTGCCATGCAGATAATAAAACACCATTGGCGGTGGCTTGTACCCGACCTTAAAAAGGGACGGGGTCTAACCATGGCCCAAAAATATCACTTTGCCATGGGTTGGCTGCCATGGTTTGCCGACGCCCTACACATGATATTTACCTTTGCAGGGCTGTGCTGGACCGCTGGACTGGTTGTATGGCCGCAATATTTCGAGTTTCCGCTTGCGGCATTCATCGTCCCGACCCTTGGTATATTCGCCTTCAAGATCACGCACAGCCTGGCCTTGTACAAGACACGTGTTCCATGTACCCTGCCCCAAAGGATAGGGGCTGCTATAGCAGGCATGTCCCTGACGCACACGATCGCCAAGGCGGTCTTCCGCGGGTTGATTACATCCAAACAGCCTTTTTTGCGAACCCCAAAGGACGAATCAAGACCGCCATTAATACAGGGAATACTCATGGCGCGCGAAGAAGGGCTTATGTTTCTCTTGTTGATGCTGGCGGCGTGCAATATCTTCGTATTCTACGGCGGCAGCGACCTTGAGGTGTTGACCTGGATCGCAGTATTGCTTATACAGTCCATTCCATATCTGGCGGCGATAATCGTATCTGTAGCAAGCACTGTTCCGACACTCGCCGATTTCAAGACATGGCTGAATGTCAAACGTCCACAGATGCAACGGATATAA
- a CDS encoding prenyltransferase/squalene oxidase repeat-containing protein: protein MPNHLLKTIDILPSVSSFVLARRKDTGGFAATPRLPATIEDTYHAVNIFGLIDKFYRHCTVTPDYYPKEDGALLRYFSIPFHSLPDDPKTVFRFLKCLRIIGLDIDDDAILSYVSAQLNTPFSLQRWYYLARILNEVLDAGSAFVGIVSKGPRYFTWRTVDEARMGLYLARIGCGIELDEIKMAQWLKDCQNEDGGFGFLPQTTSYIENCHFCLDTLLSLGVAPKDADAAFDFIMGCHTAVGGFARKGAAAPFLDATWHAVASLSLIALSRWLSK from the coding sequence ATGCCGAATCATTTATTAAAAACAATTGACATCTTGCCTTCTGTCTCTTCTTTTGTATTGGCAAGGCGTAAGGATACTGGCGGATTCGCTGCTACTCCGAGGCTTCCAGCCACTATCGAAGATACATATCACGCCGTCAACATCTTCGGGCTTATCGACAAATTTTACCGCCATTGTACAGTGACCCCAGATTATTACCCAAAAGAAGACGGCGCCCTTCTGCGCTATTTTTCCATCCCTTTCCATTCGCTTCCCGACGACCCGAAGACCGTTTTCCGGTTCCTCAAATGCCTTCGTATCATCGGCCTCGATATAGACGACGACGCCATTTTATCTTATGTGTCTGCACAGCTAAACACGCCTTTTTCCCTGCAAAGATGGTATTATCTTGCAAGGATATTGAATGAGGTGCTGGATGCAGGATCAGCATTTGTCGGTATCGTTTCAAAAGGTCCTAGGTATTTTACATGGCGGACTGTTGATGAGGCGCGTATGGGTCTATATCTTGCGAGGATAGGTTGCGGAATCGAGCTTGATGAAATCAAGATGGCCCAATGGCTCAAGGATTGTCAGAATGAAGACGGTGGTTTCGGTTTTTTACCACAAACTACATCTTATATAGAAAATTGCCATTTTTGTCTGGACACCCTTTTATCTCTCGGTGTTGCCCCGAAAGACGCGGATGCCGCATTCGATTTTATAATGGGCTGTCATACAGCGGTTGGTGGTTTTGCCAGAAAGGGGGCGGCCGCTCCTTTTCTTGACGCAACATGGCACGCCGTGGCAAGTCTTTCGCTTATTGCATTGAGCCGTTGGTTGAGTAAATAA